A portion of the Tachysurus vachellii isolate PV-2020 chromosome 14, HZAU_Pvac_v1, whole genome shotgun sequence genome contains these proteins:
- the rassf7a gene encoding ras association domain-containing protein 8, whose protein sequence is MELKVWVDGVVRVVCGLSEETSCQDVVIALAQAIGQTGRYVLIQRLRDTERQLLATERPLESLAKLGQHSNEVQFYLRRTGPSTNSSHERTLSLHKPPETEPPKRNAPRKSLTFSLGPSSSPRTRPKLSRRSPNTKNPPESRASPLPHTSHQPSLSREEVFRQVFEQQERLKALEAQLELLEKETEAWDQQEELAVAEHVLLEDEEQWEEELRTEMQREGAMRKQLADLNAKLDECGTSLKNLTTKSTQLELNLQRERIDAEALSTQEHPEDSMDAVQMELQSQQKQGEQLESELVETEKALGKAEALLQAKQEQLDELNKELRQCNLQQFIQQTGVLPAQNSSRTDLHQQLDQQELAQLLQDTSIDSDCLQRPTAKQFLGHPRNLQHPLVSSLNPEVLASRESSWR, encoded by the exons ATGGAACTCAAGGTGTGGGTGGACGGTGTGGTGCGGGTGGTGTGTGGTCTATCGGAGGAGACGTCCTGTCAGGATGTGGTCATTGCTCTTGCTCAAGCCATAG GCCAGACGGGTCGTTACGTACTCAtccagagactgagagacacagagcgtcAACTTTTGGCTACTGAGCGTCCTCTGGAGTCCCTGGCTAAACTTGGACAGCACAGTAATGAGGTGCAGTTCTACCTTCGGCGCACCGGCCCCAGCACCAACAGTAGCCATGagcgcactctctctcttcataAACCCCCTGAGACAGAACCCCCAAAACGAAACGCACCCAGAAAATCCCTGACCTTCAGCCTAGGCCCTTCTTCTTCCCCACGCACCCGACCCAAACTGAGCCGCAGGTCTCCGAATACCAAGAACCCACCTGAGTCCAGAGCATCTCCattgcctcacacctcccaTCAGCCCAGTCTGTCTAGAGAGGAAGTGTTCCGGCAAGTTTTTGAGCAGCAGGAGCGACTGAAGGCACTGGAGGCCCAGCTAGAACTCCTGGAGAAGGAGACGGAGGCATGGGATCAGCAGGAGGAATTGGCTGTTGCAGAGCATGTACTGTTGGAAGATGAGGAGCAGTGGGAGGAGGAGCTCAGGACTGAGATGCAGCGTGAGGGTGCAATGAGGAAGCAGCTGGCTGACTTAAATGCCAAGCTGGACGAGTGTGGCACCAGCCTGAAAAATCTCACCACAAAATCCACACAGCTTGAGCTGAACCTTCAGAGGGAAAGGATTGATGCTGAAGCTCTGTCCACACAGGAACATCCAGAAGACTCTATGGACGCTGTACAAATGGAGCTCCAGAGTCAGCAGAAACAAGGGGAGCAGCTGGAGTCTGAGCTGGTGGAGACAGAGAAAGCCCTGGGAAAAGCAGAAGCGCTGCTACAG GCTAAACAGGAGCAGTTGGATGAGCTGAATAAGGAGCTGAGGCAGTGTAACCTGCAGCAGTTCATCCAGCAGACCGGAGTGCTCCCAGCCCAGAACTCCTCTCGTACCGACCTCCACCAGCAGCTGGACCAACAGGAGCTAGCTCAGCTATTGCAGGACACATCTATAGACAGtg ACTGTCTACAGCGGCCCACAGCTAAGCAGTTTCTGGGGCATCCCCGCAACTTGCAGCACCCCCTGGTGTCCAGCTTGAACCctgagg TCCTGGCATCCAGGGAGTCATCATGGAGGTAA